The following coding sequences are from one Rhineura floridana isolate rRhiFlo1 chromosome 2, rRhiFlo1.hap2, whole genome shotgun sequence window:
- the PRLH gene encoding prolactin-releasing peptide, whose protein sequence is MRLLVVCLLCLLLDCLVLPEAECRIFEQSMEVRNPDIDPSWYTGRGIRPVGRFGRRRAAGENAQKPGYRHRQACFPIEDSNELLQEE, encoded by the exons ATGAGGCTCCTCGTTGTCTGCCTCCTGTGTTTGCTGCTGGACTGCCTGgtgctgcctgaagctgaatgcCGAATCTTTGAGCAATCCATGGAAGTCAGAA ATCCAGATATTGATCCTTCCTGGTACACGGGGCGAGGGATCCGACCCGTGGGACGGTTTGGCAGAAGGAGAGCAGCTGGAGAAAATGCCCAGAAACCTGGCTACAGGCACCGGCAAGCATGCTTCCCTATAGAAGATAGCAATGAATTGCTGCAAGAGGAATGA